In Hippoglossus stenolepis isolate QCI-W04-F060 chromosome 20, HSTE1.2, whole genome shotgun sequence, the following are encoded in one genomic region:
- the efhc1 gene encoding EF-hand domain-containing protein 1, translated as MSWNWNSHGLPFLPGYTFRDVTKSAFHRSQTLNYKNGFPLPRRPTVGIGQDPLLSEQLIQEEVNKLTFTTPDVRFESLYKIPPQEFVPAHVALDKKVLRFYAYFQEDVLFSPDEVYRVRPVMIYFYLEDDSMLLYEPTVENSGLAQGKRLKRQRVPKNERGEHYQYKDLNLGIDLDVYGVKYHITDCDEFTQEFMESEGIVLNDPQPMPVDPYSKRREIPEPSHTTPSDFDPYHQFLTMDGKVLCFYALWDDADSLYKETRTVTIHYFLADDTVEIREVHEPNSGRDPFPVVMRRQRLPKQLKPRPFPSCVLEVSKHEVDEYFSPKDFQLGHTVKLLGRPFLLYDCDGFTKEYFQTNHPDMEMKPIEVPKKVDVHQDRKREVPPYNGFGSLEDSLQNCLSLIPEPPRKNVMKMLENNLKVLRYGATMDSQNPSDEGRHFVMSYFLSNDMISIFEKPTRNSGIISGKFLEKTRIPKPGSTVDDPEFYSPADFAIGATVEVFGHRFLLTDADQYVLTYLESISSQIPSQTLDSVRQKLGEGAENNQPGDEVEEMPRDASEG; from the exons AAGTCTGCCTTCCATCGATCACAGACTCTCAACTACAAGAACGGCTTCCCTCTGCCCCGTCGCCCCACTGTCGGCATCGGACAGGATCCTCTTCTGTCAGAGCAGCTGATCCAGGAGGAGGTCAACAAGCTGACCTTCACGACACCGGACGTGAGGTTTGAATCCCTTTACAAGATCCCACCTCAAGAGTTCGTACCAGCTCACGTGGCCTTAGACAAGAAG GTGCTGCGCTTCTATGCATACTTTCAGGAGGACGTCCTGTTTTCACCTGACGAGGTGTACCGCGTGCGCCCCGTGATGATATACTTCTACCTAGAGGATGACAGCATGCTCCTCTATGAGCCCACAGTGGAGAACTCTGGGTTAGCGCAGGGGAAACGGCTGAAACGGCAGCGTGTGCCCAAGAATGAACGTGGAGAACATTACCAGTATAAAGACCTCAACCTTGGCATAGACCTGGATGTGTATGGGGTCAAGTACCACATCACAGACTGTGATGAGTTTACACAG GAGTTCATGGAAAGTGAGGGCATTGTTTTGAACGACCCTCAGCCGATGCCAGTTGACCCTTACAGCAAAAGGCGCGAAATCCCTGAGCCTTCCCACACCACACCCTCCGATTTCGACCCCTACCACCAGTTTCTCACTATGGATGGCAAG GTGCTGTGTTTCTACGCCCTGTGGGATGACGCTGACTCACTGTACAAAGAAACCAGGACCGTTACCATCCACTATTTCCTTGCGGACGACACGGTGGAGATCAGAGAGGTCCACGAACCCAACAGCGGTCGTGATCCCTTCCCGGTCGTGATGCGCCGACAGAGGCTGCCCAAGCAACTCAAACCAC GGCCCTTCCCCAGCTGTGTGCTGGAGGTCTCAAAGCATGAGGTGGACGAGTACTTCTCACCCAAAGACTTCCAGCTGGGTCACACAGTGAAGCTGCTGGGTCGTCCCTTTTTGCTGTATGACTGCGATGGCTTCACTAAAGAGTATTTCCAGACCAACCACCCTGACATGGAGATGAAACCCATTGAAGTTCCAAAGAAGGTTGACGTGCATCAGGACAGGAAGAGG GAGGTTCCTCCCTACAATGGCTTTGGTTCACTTGAAGATTCTCTCCAGAATTGTTTGTCTCTGATTCCAGAGCCTCCGAGAAAGAATGTGATGAAGATGCTGGAGAACAACCTCAAAGTGTTGCGCTACGGTGCCACAATG GACTCACAGAATCCATCAGACGAAGGCCGACATTTTGTTATGTCCTACTTCCTGTCCAACGACATGATCAGTATTTTTGAGAAGCCCACTCGCAACTCGGGGATCATCAGTGGCAAGTTCCTGGAAAAGACGCGCATCCCCAAGCCGGGCTCTACTGTGGATGATCCTGAGTTCTACTCACCTGCAGACTTTGCTATTGGAGCCACTGTGGAGG TTTTCGGCCACCGCTTTCTGCTGACCGATGCCGACCAATACGTCCTTACATACCTGGAGTCCATATCAAGCCAGATCCCTTCTCAGACGCTGGACTCTGTGCGTCAGAAGCTGGGTGAAGGGGCAGAGAATAACCAGCCAG gtgATGAAGTAGAGGAGATGCCTCGTGATGCCAGTGAAGGCTAG